Proteins encoded in a region of the Candidatus Omnitrophota bacterium genome:
- the rpsM gene encoding 30S ribosomal protein S13 → MPRIIGVDIPKEKRVEVALTYIYGIGPARARNILEQAGIPPEKRAKDLDDQEVTNITKIIQESFQVEGDLRRMETGNIKRLMAINSYRGLRHKRNLPVRGQRTRTNSRTRKGPKRTIGAFKDKATRSAVKPATPK, encoded by the coding sequence ATGCCGAGAATAATAGGTGTGGATATTCCGAAGGAGAAAAGAGTCGAGGTCGCCCTGACCTATATTTATGGGATAGGTCCGGCGCGTGCCAGGAACATACTTGAGCAGGCGGGTATTCCGCCGGAGAAACGGGCCAAGGACCTGGATGACCAGGAAGTTACCAATATAACTAAGATAATACAGGAAAGCTTCCAGGTGGAAGGTGACCTTCGCAGGATGGAGACCGGTAACATAAAGAGGCTTATGGCGATCAATTCATACAGAGGATTGAGGCATAAGAGGAATCTTCCTGTGCGTGGACAGAGGACCAGGACCAATTCGAGGACCAGGAAAGGACCGAAGAGGACCATAGGCGCGTTCAAGGATAAGGCCACCCGCTCGGCTGTTAAGCCCGCGACGCCAAAGTAA
- the rplQ gene encoding 50S ribosomal protein L17 translates to MRHCKKRGRLGRRTSWRKATLKCLANDLIRYQRIETTLTKAKTLRVFVEPLITMAKKSPDSVTARRRAFSKLCDKSTVKTLFDTIAPLYKEVNGGYTRVMALGTRRGDGASMAIIEFTKRSIPDEDLLGKTKTETKSKTKAKSKATEDKSGEKGTKDSAKPEKKAHVAPEVPVEEKEKRAVEDVRKEKARSEQKKLSEKGLFKRFRRKSV, encoded by the coding sequence ATGAGGCACTGCAAGAAAAGAGGAAGATTAGGAAGAAGGACCAGTTGGCGTAAGGCGACCCTTAAATGCCTTGCTAACGATCTGATCAGATATCAGAGGATAGAGACCACCCTGACGAAAGCCAAGACCTTGAGGGTGTTCGTGGAGCCCCTGATAACCATGGCTAAAAAATCCCCGGATTCCGTCACGGCCAGGAGAAGGGCATTCAGTAAACTCTGTGATAAGAGTACGGTGAAGACCCTGTTCGATACGATAGCTCCCCTATATAAAGAAGTGAACGGCGGGTATACCCGTGTCATGGCCCTTGGGACAAGAAGAGGCGATGGGGCGTCCATGGCTATAATAGAGTTCACTAAGAGAAGTATCCCGGATGAAGACCTGCTGGGAAAGACAAAAACCGAGACTAAGTCCAAGACAAAAGCCAAGTCCAAGGCGACAGAGGACAAGTCCGGGGAAAAAGGCACAAAAGACAGCGCAAAACCCGAGAAGAAAGCCCATGTAGCACCTGAGGTCCCGGTAGAGGAAAAGGAAAAACGGGCCGTAGAGGACGTAAGGAAAGAAAAGGCCAGGTCGGAACAGAAAAAACTTTCCGAAAAAGGGCTCTTCAAAAGGTTCAGGAGAAAATCCGTATAG
- the rpsD gene encoding 30S ribosomal protein S4, producing MARNTSASCRLCRREGEKLFLKGTKCSSANCSFVKREYAPGQHGQARGRKPSNYSIQLREKQKAKRIYGLLETQFRNYFKKAEKSRGTTGEVLLQLLERRLDNVIYRACFAHSRAAARQMVGHRFTKVNGRKVNIPSFLVSPGDEIEMAGTKEQIKQIKENVKLLEGRGVPDWIEVSAEHLAIKIKRMPLKSDTGMTIEESLIVELYSK from the coding sequence ATGGCCAGAAATACTTCAGCGTCCTGTAGGCTTTGTCGCAGGGAAGGAGAAAAATTATTCCTCAAGGGGACTAAATGTTCTTCGGCGAACTGTTCTTTCGTAAAACGGGAATACGCGCCGGGTCAGCATGGCCAGGCAAGGGGAAGGAAACCCTCGAACTATTCCATACAGCTAAGGGAAAAACAGAAAGCCAAGAGGATATACGGGCTGCTTGAGACACAGTTCCGCAACTATTTTAAAAAAGCTGAAAAGTCCAGGGGTACCACGGGTGAGGTGCTTCTTCAGTTACTTGAAAGAAGGCTGGACAATGTCATATATAGGGCATGTTTCGCTCATTCAAGGGCGGCTGCCCGGCAGATGGTCGGTCACAGGTTCACCAAGGTCAATGGACGCAAGGTCAACATACCGTCATTTCTTGTCAGTCCGGGAGACGAGATAGAGATGGCAGGGACTAAAGAGCAGATAAAGCAGATCAAGGAGAACGTTAAGCTGCTTGAGGGCAGGGGTGTGCCGGATTGGATCGAGGTTTCGGCCGAGCACCTTGCTATAAAGATAAAGAGGATGCCGTTAAAGAGCGATACAGGCATGACGATAGAAGAGAGCTTGATAGTAGAACTTTATTCAAAATAG
- a CDS encoding DNA-directed RNA polymerase subunit alpha, protein MGMKLKQFELPKRIVFEDDTYSKTYGRFAAEPFEKGYGITVGNSLRRVLLSSIEGTAVTQVKLQGVLHEFSTIPGVLEDMSQIIMNIKGLVLRSHFRNPKSLFISVNKKGEVKGGDIKVDETVEVVNLEHHIATLTEDVSFEMELVVERGRGYVPAELNKTGDEPIGLLAVDSMFSPVTCVNLDVENTRVGHITDYDKLIMEIHTNGSMEPKDAILYAANIMQRHLDVFMTIGKLPEEIEEEEEETKERKETVKKLSKPISELELSVRSSNCLAEANIRTIGDLVKRKETEMLKYKNFGKKSLNEINSVLSSMGLHLGYEVDEEEKEEK, encoded by the coding sequence ATGGGGATGAAACTTAAACAATTCGAATTGCCCAAAAGAATAGTCTTCGAGGATGATACGTATAGTAAGACTTACGGCAGGTTCGCGGCTGAACCGTTCGAAAAAGGGTATGGTATAACGGTGGGCAATTCCTTGAGACGGGTGCTCTTGTCTTCCATAGAGGGGACCGCTGTAACGCAGGTGAAACTACAGGGTGTTCTGCATGAGTTCTCGACTATCCCCGGTGTTCTTGAGGATATGAGCCAGATAATAATGAACATAAAAGGACTGGTCCTCAGGTCACATTTTCGCAACCCCAAATCCCTTTTCATCAGCGTCAACAAGAAGGGCGAGGTTAAAGGCGGGGATATAAAGGTCGATGAAACAGTTGAAGTGGTCAACTTGGAACATCATATTGCTACACTCACCGAGGACGTGAGTTTTGAGATGGAGCTTGTGGTCGAGAGGGGCAGGGGGTATGTACCGGCGGAACTTAATAAGACGGGCGATGAGCCTATAGGGCTTTTGGCCGTTGATTCGATGTTCTCTCCCGTTACATGCGTGAACCTTGATGTGGAGAATACCAGGGTCGGGCATATAACCGATTATGATAAGCTTATAATGGAGATACACACCAACGGAAGTATGGAGCCCAAGGATGCCATACTTTACGCGGCCAATATCATGCAGAGACATCTTGACGTGTTCATGACCATAGGTAAGCTTCCCGAAGAGATCGAGGAAGAAGAGGAAGAAACGAAGGAAAGGAAAGAAACGGTAAAGAAGCTTTCCAAGCCTATTTCCGAATTGGAGCTTTCAGTCAGAAGTTCGAACTGTCTCGCGGAAGCGAATATCCGGACCATAGGCGACCTTGTTAAAAGGAAAGAAACAGAGATGCTTAAATATAAGAATTTCGGTAAAAAGTCCCTGAACGAGATAAACAGTGTTCTTTCCTCGATGGGGTTGCATCTCGGTTATGAAGTAGATGAAGAAGAAAAGGAAGAGAAGTAA
- the rpmJ gene encoding 50S ribosomal protein L36, with protein sequence MKVRPSVKKICGKCKIIKRKGVVRVICKEPKHKQRQG encoded by the coding sequence ATGAAAGTCAGACCAAGCGTAAAGAAAATATGCGGTAAGTGCAAGATAATCAAGAGAAAAGGTGTTGTCAGGGTCATATGCAAGGAGCCCAAGCATAAGCAAAGGCAGGGGTGA
- the rpsK gene encoding 30S ribosomal protein S11 has product MQKKAKVRKKKKTIHRVSTGKVFVHATFNNTIVTVTDVNGKVLCWSSPGGVGFKGSRKSTPFAASVAAKDAVKKAKIFGLKDVEVHLKGPGGGKESAVRSIRSEGMNISSIIDTTPTPHNGCRPKKRRRI; this is encoded by the coding sequence GTGCAGAAAAAAGCTAAGGTCAGAAAGAAAAAGAAGACAATACACAGAGTGTCTACCGGCAAGGTATTCGTGCACGCGACATTCAACAATACCATAGTTACCGTCACCGATGTTAACGGTAAGGTGCTGTGCTGGAGCTCTCCCGGTGGAGTGGGGTTCAAGGGATCCAGGAAGTCCACGCCTTTTGCCGCGAGTGTCGCGGCGAAAGACGCCGTAAAGAAGGCCAAAATATTCGGCCTTAAGGACGTGGAAGTGCATCTTAAGGGCCCAGGCGGCGGGAAAGAAAGCGCGGTAAGAAGCATAAGGTCCGAAGGTATGAATATAAGTTCGATAATTGATACCACGCCTACACCGCATAACGGTTGCAGGCCGAAGAAAAGAAGAAGAATATGA
- the infA gene encoding translation initiation factor IF-1 gives MSAKEEPIVAIGEIAECLPNAMFRVKLENGHMVLAHVSGKMRMYFIRIVPGDKVTVELSPYDLSRGRIIKREK, from the coding sequence ATGAGCGCAAAAGAAGAACCTATAGTCGCCATTGGCGAGATAGCGGAGTGTCTGCCCAACGCGATGTTCCGTGTTAAGCTTGAGAACGGACACATGGTGCTGGCTCATGTTTCCGGTAAGATGAGGATGTATTTTATAAGGATAGTCCCCGGGGACAAGGTGACAGTGGAGCTTTCACCTTATGACCTGAGCAGGGGACGCATAATAAAAAGAGAGAAGTGA
- a CDS encoding adenylate kinase — translation MMKKGPFDLVLLGPPGAGKGTQAAYLAKAYGLLHISTGDMLRQAVKDGGVTGLEVKRYMEAGELVPDDIVTKSVVERMGKPDASSGVMLDGYPRNSAQAGTLDESLSEEGRELATVLYFNTPEEVVIQRLSGRRVCKQCGKNYHVTNMPSAKEGVCDICGGELIQRKDDNIDTIKNRLNVYKDNTADLISYYRKKGKLMEVDGGLPAGELFEQIDALFKREGLI, via the coding sequence ACCTTTCGACCTGGTGCTTCTGGGCCCTCCGGGTGCGGGTAAAGGCACTCAGGCCGCGTATCTGGCTAAAGCTTACGGGCTATTGCACATATCCACAGGTGATATGCTCAGGCAGGCTGTAAAGGATGGCGGCGTGACGGGGCTTGAGGTAAAAAGATATATGGAAGCTGGAGAGCTTGTCCCCGACGACATAGTCACGAAAAGCGTGGTGGAGCGTATGGGGAAACCCGATGCTTCCAGCGGGGTCATGCTTGACGGGTATCCGCGCAACAGCGCGCAGGCCGGGACGCTGGATGAGTCTTTAAGCGAAGAAGGCCGGGAGCTGGCGACCGTATTGTATTTTAATACACCGGAAGAAGTGGTCATACAACGGCTCTCGGGACGGCGTGTATGCAAGCAATGTGGAAAGAACTACCACGTGACCAATATGCCATCCGCGAAAGAGGGCGTATGTGATATCTGCGGCGGCGAACTTATACAGAGGAAAGACGATAACATTGATACGATAAAGAACAGGTTGAACGTATACAAGGACAATACGGCGGACCTTATAAGCTATTACCGGAAAAAGGGAAAGCTTATGGAAGTTGACGGAGGCCTGCCTGCGGGTGAGCTCTTTGAGCAAATAGACGCTCTTTTTAAAAGAGAAGGTCTTATCTGA
- the map gene encoding type I methionyl aminopeptidase, translated as MAILRTAEDVEKIRFSGSILKKVFAGIEHLIRPGISTSDIDAEAERLILELGGEPAFKGYRGFPATICASVNEVVVHGIPDKSTILEEGDIIGVDAGVRKNGYYTDAARTYAVGKISPEAEELIRVTSECLSAGIEKAVLGNRVSDISNAIQRRAEKAGMKEVRMFVGHGIGKQLHEAPEVPNWGEKGRGPVLKEGMLLAIEPMINLGTRDIKVLSDGWTAVTKDGMLSAHFEDTVIVGKERAERLT; from the coding sequence ATGGCGATCTTGAGAACAGCCGAGGATGTCGAGAAGATCCGTTTTTCCGGCAGTATCCTCAAAAAGGTGTTCGCTGGTATAGAGCATCTGATCCGTCCCGGGATATCGACATCTGATATAGATGCCGAGGCGGAGAGGCTGATCCTGGAGCTTGGTGGAGAACCGGCATTCAAGGGATACAGGGGGTTCCCGGCTACGATATGCGCTTCGGTGAATGAAGTGGTCGTGCACGGGATACCGGACAAGAGTACCATCCTGGAAGAAGGCGATATAATAGGTGTCGATGCCGGGGTCAGGAAGAACGGGTATTATACTGACGCGGCAAGGACTTACGCTGTAGGCAAGATATCTCCCGAAGCGGAAGAGCTTATACGGGTAACATCGGAATGTCTTTCAGCGGGGATAGAAAAAGCGGTTTTAGGTAACAGGGTGTCGGATATATCGAACGCTATACAGCGCCGCGCCGAGAAAGCCGGGATGAAGGAAGTCAGGATGTTCGTGGGACACGGGATCGGAAAACAACTGCATGAGGCTCCCGAAGTACCGAATTGGGGGGAAAAAGGCAGGGGTCCGGTCCTTAAGGAAGGCATGCTGCTGGCTATAGAGCCCATGATAAACCTTGGGACAAGAGATATCAAAGTCCTCTCGGACGGCTGGACGGCAGTGACCAAGGACGGTATGCTCTCAGCTCATTTTGAGGATACCGTGATAGTTGGTAAAGAAAGGGCGGAGAGACTGACATGA